A genome region from Pseudomonas pergaminensis includes the following:
- a CDS encoding lysophospholipid acyltransferase — MEKFKGALLVGALRLFALLPWRAVQAVGTAIGWIMWKTPNRSRDTVRINLSKCFPDMDPAEREALVGRSLMDIGKSLTESACAWIWPAQRSIDLVREVEGLEVLHEALASGKGVVGITSHLGNWEVLNHFYCSQCKPIIFYRPPKLKAVDELLRKQRVQLGNRVAASTKEGILSVIKEVRKGGQVGIPADPEPAESAGIFVPFFATQALTSKFVPNMLAGHKAVGVFLHALRLPDGSGYKVILEAAPEDMYSTDTATSCAAMSKVVERYVGAYPSQYMWSMKRFKKRPPGEARWY, encoded by the coding sequence GTGGAAAAGTTTAAAGGCGCCTTGCTGGTAGGCGCTCTCCGGCTGTTTGCCCTGCTGCCATGGCGCGCTGTCCAGGCCGTCGGCACGGCTATTGGCTGGATTATGTGGAAAACCCCCAACCGTTCCCGCGACACCGTGCGGATCAACCTCTCCAAATGCTTCCCGGACATGGACCCCGCCGAGCGCGAAGCGCTGGTCGGCCGCAGCCTGATGGACATCGGCAAGTCCCTGACCGAAAGCGCCTGCGCCTGGATCTGGCCGGCCCAGCGCTCCATTGACCTGGTGCGTGAAGTCGAAGGACTGGAGGTGCTGCATGAAGCCCTCGCCTCGGGCAAAGGCGTGGTCGGCATCACCAGCCACTTGGGCAACTGGGAAGTGCTGAACCACTTCTATTGCAGCCAATGCAAACCGATCATTTTCTACCGCCCGCCCAAACTCAAGGCGGTGGACGAATTGCTGCGCAAGCAGCGCGTGCAATTGGGCAACCGTGTGGCCGCGTCGACCAAGGAAGGCATTCTCAGTGTGATCAAGGAAGTGCGTAAAGGCGGCCAGGTAGGTATCCCCGCCGACCCGGAGCCGGCCGAATCCGCCGGGATCTTCGTGCCATTCTTCGCCACCCAGGCGCTGACCAGCAAGTTCGTGCCGAACATGCTCGCCGGTCACAAGGCGGTAGGCGTGTTCCTGCATGCGCTGCGGCTGCCGGACGGTTCGGGTTACAAAGTGATCCTGGAAGCGGCGCCGGAAGACATGTACAGCACCGACACCGCCACGTCCTGCGCGGCGATGAGCAAGGTGGTGGAACGTTATGTCGGCGCGTACCCGAGCCAGTACATGTGGAGCATGAAACGCTTCAAGAAGCGCCCGCCGGGTGAGGCGCGGTGGTATTGA
- the trkA gene encoding Trk system potassium transporter TrkA, with protein MKIIILGAGQVGGTLAEHLASEANDITVVDTDAERLRNLGDRLDIRTVQGRASFPTVLRQAGADDADMLVAVTNSDETNMVACQVAHTLFHTPTKIARVREAAYLTRAGLFDNDAIPVDVLISPEQVVTHYIKRLIEIPGALQVIDFAGGKAQLVAVKAYYGGPLVGQQLRQLREHMPNVETRVAAIFRRDRPILPQGDTVIEADDEVFFIAAKANIRAVMSEMRRLDETYKRIVIAGGGQIGERLAEAIESRYQVKIIEMSPARCRHLSDTLDSTVVLQGSASDRDLLMEENIADADIFLALTNDDEANIMSSLLAKRLGAKKVMTIINNPAYVDLIQGGDIDIAISPQLATIGTLLAHVRRGDIVSVHSLRRGAAEAIEAIAHGDSKSSKVIGKAIRDIGLPPGTTIGAIIRDEEVIIAHDDTVIETGDHVILFLVDKKHIRDVEKLFHVGLSFF; from the coding sequence ATGAAAATCATCATCCTTGGGGCAGGGCAGGTCGGCGGTACGCTGGCCGAACATTTGGCCAGTGAAGCCAACGACATCACCGTGGTCGACACTGATGCCGAGCGCCTGCGCAACCTCGGCGACCGCCTGGACATCCGCACGGTGCAGGGTCGCGCGTCGTTTCCAACCGTGCTGCGCCAGGCCGGCGCTGACGATGCCGACATGCTCGTCGCCGTGACCAACAGCGACGAAACCAACATGGTCGCCTGCCAGGTCGCCCACACCCTGTTCCACACCCCGACCAAGATCGCCCGCGTGCGCGAAGCGGCCTATCTGACCCGCGCCGGCCTGTTCGACAACGATGCGATTCCGGTGGACGTGTTGATCAGCCCCGAGCAAGTGGTCACCCACTACATCAAGCGCCTGATCGAAATCCCCGGCGCCCTGCAGGTGATCGACTTTGCCGGCGGTAAGGCGCAACTGGTCGCGGTAAAGGCCTATTACGGCGGCCCGCTGGTGGGGCAGCAACTGCGTCAGTTGCGCGAGCACATGCCGAATGTGGAAACCCGCGTAGCCGCGATTTTCCGCCGTGACCGCCCGATCCTGCCCCAGGGCGATACGGTGATCGAGGCTGACGACGAAGTATTTTTCATCGCCGCCAAGGCGAATATTCGCGCGGTCATGAGCGAAATGCGCCGCCTCGACGAGACCTACAAACGCATCGTCATCGCGGGGGGAGGGCAGATCGGCGAGCGCTTGGCCGAAGCCATCGAAAGCCGCTACCAGGTCAAGATCATCGAGATGAGCCCGGCACGTTGCCGGCATTTGTCCGACACCCTCGACAGCACCGTCGTCCTGCAAGGCAGCGCCTCGGACCGCGACCTGCTGATGGAAGAAAACATCGCCGACGCCGATATCTTCCTGGCCCTGACCAACGATGACGAAGCCAATATCATGTCGTCATTGCTGGCCAAGCGGCTGGGTGCGAAAAAGGTGATGACCATCATCAACAACCCGGCTTATGTGGACTTGATCCAAGGTGGCGATATCGACATCGCCATCAGCCCGCAGTTGGCCACCATCGGCACCTTGCTCGCCCACGTGCGCCGTGGCGATATCGTCAGCGTGCACTCCCTGCGTCGAGGCGCGGCGGAAGCCATCGAGGCGATTGCCCACGGTGACTCGAAATCGAGCAAGGTGATCGGCAAGGCCATCCGTGATATCGGCCTGCCGCCGGGGACGACCATAGGCGCGATCATTCGTGATGAAGAAGTGATCATCGCCCATGACGATACGGTGATTGAAACCGGGGACCATGTGATCCTGTTTCTGGTGGATAAGAAACATATTCGCGATGTGGAGAAGTTGTTCCACGTGGGGCTGAGTTTTTTCTGA
- the fmt gene encoding methionyl-tRNA formyltransferase, with protein sequence MTEPLRIVFAGTPEFAAEHLKALLASPYDIVAVYTQPDRPAGRGQKLMPSPVKQLALEHDIPVLQPPTLRNAEAQAELAALKPDLLVVVAYGLILPQAVLDIPRLGCINSHASLLPRWRGAAPIQRAVEAGDSESGVTVMRMEAGLDTGPMLLKVTTPITAADTGGSLHDRLAELGPPAVIQAIAGLAAGTLEGEIQDDSLATYAHKLNKDEARIDWSRPAVELERLVRAFNPWPICHSTLNGEALKVLAATLAEGRGAPGEIIGASKDGLLVACGDQALCLTRLQLPGGKALNFSDLFNSRREKFALGTVLGVVAQ encoded by the coding sequence ATGACCGAGCCACTGCGCATTGTTTTTGCCGGTACCCCCGAATTTGCCGCCGAACACCTCAAGGCGCTGCTTGCCAGCCCTTATGACATCGTCGCGGTATACACCCAGCCGGATCGCCCGGCCGGTCGCGGGCAAAAACTGATGCCGAGCCCGGTCAAGCAGTTGGCGCTGGAGCACGACATTCCCGTGCTGCAACCGCCGACCTTGCGCAATGCCGAGGCCCAGGCCGAACTGGCGGCGCTCAAGCCAGACCTGTTGGTGGTCGTTGCCTACGGCTTGATCCTGCCGCAAGCGGTGCTGGATATCCCGCGCCTGGGTTGCATCAACAGCCATGCGTCGCTGCTGCCACGCTGGCGCGGGGCGGCGCCGATCCAGCGGGCCGTGGAAGCCGGCGACAGCGAGAGCGGCGTGACCGTGATGCGCATGGAGGCTGGCCTGGACACCGGCCCGATGTTGCTGAAAGTCACCACCCCGATCACCGCCGCAGACACCGGCGGCAGCCTGCACGACCGCCTTGCCGAGCTGGGCCCGCCTGCCGTGATCCAGGCCATTGCCGGCCTGGCAGCCGGTACGCTGGAAGGCGAAATACAGGACGACAGCCTCGCGACCTACGCCCACAAACTGAACAAAGACGAAGCGCGCATCGACTGGAGCCGCCCGGCCGTGGAGCTGGAACGCCTGGTACGCGCCTTCAACCCGTGGCCGATCTGCCATAGCACGCTAAATGGCGAAGCCTTGAAAGTGCTGGCCGCAACCCTGGCCGAAGGCAGGGGCGCGCCCGGTGAAATCATCGGCGCCAGCAAGGACGGCCTGTTGGTCGCTTGCGGCGATCAGGCGCTGTGCCTGACCCGTCTGCAATTGCCCGGGGGCAAGGCGCTTAATTTCAGCGATTTGTTCAACAGCCGTCGTGAGAAATTTGCCCTGGGCACCGTCCTCGGGGTGGTCGCCCAATGA
- the rsmB gene encoding 16S rRNA (cytosine(967)-C(5))-methyltransferase RsmB codes for MNPRLAAAKALAAVLNGKASLNSSLPTQLDKVEDRDRGFTQDLAFGTARWQPRLSALAAKLLQKPFKAADADVEALLLVGLYQLLYTRVPAHAAIGETVGCADKLKKPWAKALLNAVLRRAQRESEALLAELEHDPVVRTAHPRWLQKSLKAFWPEQWEAICAANNAHPPMILRVNRRHHSRDAYLQLLTTAGINATPCVYSVDGIVLEAATDVRSLPGFAEGWISVQDEAAQLAADLLDLAPGQRVLDACCAPGGKTCHILEVQQDLAGVVAVDLEAKRLVRVRENLARLGLSAELIAADGRDTATWWDGKPFQRILLDAPCSATGVIRRHPDIKLTRQPDDIAALAVLQGELLDALWPTLEVGGILLYATCSTLPTENTEVIEAFLARTSGARELDLATTAGIKQPHGRQLLAQEGGHDGFYYAKLIKIAAARG; via the coding sequence ATGAACCCGCGTCTGGCCGCCGCCAAGGCTCTCGCCGCCGTTCTCAACGGCAAGGCGTCGCTGAACAGTTCATTGCCGACCCAGTTGGACAAGGTCGAAGACCGCGATCGCGGTTTCACCCAGGACCTGGCCTTTGGCACGGCCCGCTGGCAGCCACGCTTGTCGGCGCTGGCGGCCAAGCTGCTGCAGAAGCCGTTCAAGGCCGCCGATGCGGATGTCGAGGCGCTGCTGCTGGTGGGCCTGTATCAGTTGCTCTATACCCGCGTCCCCGCTCACGCCGCGATCGGCGAAACGGTCGGTTGCGCCGACAAGCTGAAAAAACCTTGGGCCAAAGCCCTGCTCAATGCCGTGCTGCGCCGCGCCCAGCGCGAAAGCGAAGCGCTGCTGGCCGAATTGGAACATGACCCGGTGGTGCGCACCGCCCATCCGCGCTGGCTGCAAAAATCCCTGAAGGCGTTCTGGCCTGAGCAGTGGGAAGCCATTTGCGCGGCGAACAATGCGCACCCGCCGATGATCCTGCGGGTCAACCGTCGTCATCACAGCCGTGACGCCTACCTGCAATTGCTCACCACCGCCGGCATCAATGCCACGCCGTGCGTGTACAGCGTCGACGGCATCGTGCTCGAAGCGGCCACCGATGTGCGCAGCCTGCCGGGCTTTGCCGAAGGCTGGATCAGCGTGCAGGACGAAGCGGCGCAACTGGCTGCCGACCTGCTCGACCTGGCGCCCGGCCAACGCGTGCTGGATGCCTGCTGCGCGCCAGGCGGCAAGACCTGCCACATCCTTGAGGTACAACAAGACCTCGCCGGTGTGGTGGCTGTCGACCTGGAAGCCAAGCGCCTGGTGCGCGTGCGCGAAAACCTCGCCCGCCTGGGCCTCAGCGCCGAACTGATCGCCGCCGACGGCCGCGACACCGCCACCTGGTGGGACGGCAAACCGTTCCAGCGCATCCTGCTCGATGCGCCGTGCTCCGCCACTGGGGTGATCCGTCGCCACCCGGACATCAAGCTCACCCGCCAACCCGATGACATCGCCGCGCTGGCCGTGCTGCAAGGCGAATTGCTCGACGCGCTGTGGCCAACCCTGGAAGTCGGCGGCATCCTGCTCTACGCCACCTGCTCCACGTTGCCGACTGAAAATACCGAGGTGATCGAAGCCTTCCTCGCCCGCACCAGCGGCGCCCGGGAGCTGGACCTTGCCACCACGGCCGGCATCAAGCAGCCCCATGGCCGCCAGTTGCTCGCGCAAGAAGGCGGACACGATGGCTTCTACTACGCCAAACTGATCAAGATCGCCGCCGCGCGCGGCTGA